The following are encoded together in the Elusimicrobiaceae bacterium genome:
- the traF gene encoding conjugal transfer protein TraF: MFSNVFRKLIFVGLCATLASLSYAQSWQFVGSRAMGMGGAGVATAYGPDAQYWNPAGLAQEEDLNETGLLLNAGADIQATKDVLEGVRDLTDMSKKYKNLAAAIAGNAEANAENISTIFKGLSDIDKLIGNGAGALVNANAGLGFKMKNFAVSARAIGTGAVTPVVDTKNLKFNTGSGLTLGLPTQTAGYESATARLAQAIDDKGVLSSLNTLLNQSYADSTEMANALINAALDNGATTAQVEQMVKTITGNIGGAAGLINQAASATGSYAQNETLAMADAATFGEVALGYGTRVIRGLKLGANLKVIDGYMAQSGVMILSEDKKVKDILDKAYDNKKSSVNLGVDVGAMVNLSELLDKEILLNPQIGLTAKNLNGPKFDRPDAPSDIAVPVKAHWNTDKYQLKPQVRAGAAINPIKNITVAADIDLTENDTLISGIDSRQLALGMEINLFNRPKFHIPLRVGYNKNIAESDMSDFFTAGIGLNMLHFYIELAGAMSSGSTNVDGHNIPNSAAASLSLGFLF, from the coding sequence ATGTTTAGCAACGTATTTCGCAAGTTAATATTTGTTGGATTGTGTGCCACGTTAGCGTCTTTAAGTTATGCACAATCGTGGCAATTTGTTGGTTCCCGTGCCATGGGTATGGGCGGTGCCGGTGTAGCTACCGCCTATGGTCCCGATGCTCAATACTGGAACCCTGCCGGCTTGGCTCAAGAAGAAGACCTCAATGAAACCGGCCTTTTACTTAATGCAGGGGCCGATATACAAGCCACTAAAGATGTATTGGAAGGCGTACGAGATTTAACCGATATGTCTAAAAAATATAAAAATTTGGCAGCAGCTATTGCCGGAAATGCAGAAGCCAACGCGGAAAATATCAGCACTATCTTTAAAGGACTCAGTGATATTGACAAACTCATTGGTAACGGTGCCGGTGCTTTGGTAAATGCTAATGCCGGGTTAGGCTTTAAAATGAAAAACTTTGCAGTTAGTGCCCGCGCCATCGGTACAGGAGCCGTTACTCCGGTCGTTGATACCAAAAACTTAAAATTTAATACCGGCTCCGGTTTAACCTTAGGGCTCCCCACCCAAACCGCAGGTTATGAAAGTGCTACCGCCCGTTTGGCCCAAGCCATTGATGACAAAGGAGTATTATCTTCCTTAAATACTTTATTAAATCAATCCTACGCTGACAGTACCGAAATGGCCAATGCGCTGATCAATGCGGCTCTTGATAACGGAGCAACTACTGCACAAGTAGAACAAATGGTCAAAACCATAACCGGCAATATCGGTGGAGCCGCCGGCTTAATCAATCAAGCCGCCTCCGCTACCGGAAGCTATGCCCAAAACGAAACCTTGGCCATGGCTGATGCCGCCACATTCGGAGAAGTAGCATTGGGATACGGTACCCGCGTAATCCGAGGATTAAAACTGGGAGCCAACTTGAAAGTTATTGACGGGTATATGGCCCAAAGCGGCGTGATGATTTTATCGGAAGACAAAAAAGTAAAAGATATTTTAGACAAAGCCTATGACAATAAAAAATCCAGCGTTAATTTAGGTGTGGACGTAGGTGCTATGGTCAATTTATCGGAATTACTGGACAAAGAGATTTTGTTAAATCCGCAAATCGGTTTAACTGCTAAAAATCTAAATGGTCCAAAATTTGACCGTCCGGATGCCCCTTCAGATATAGCAGTACCCGTGAAAGCACATTGGAACACGGATAAATACCAACTCAAACCGCAAGTACGCGCGGGCGCGGCCATTAATCCTATCAAAAATATCACGGTGGCGGCCGATATAGACTTGACGGAAAATGATACGCTGATTTCCGGTATTGATTCCCGCCAATTGGCTCTGGGTATGGAAATTAATTTATTCAACCGGCCGAAATTTCATATTCCCCTGCGTGTAGGGTATAACAAAAACATTGCCGAAAGTGATATGTCTGACTTCTTTACAGCAGGTATTGGGCTCAACATGTTGCACTTCTATATAGAGTTGGCCGGAGCTATGAGTTCAGGCTCTACCAACGTGGACGGACATAACATCCCCAATTCTGCGGCGGCGTCCTTGTCTCTTGGTTTCTTATTCTAA
- a CDS encoding acetate kinase: MIILFLNCGSSSVKYSVYDWDKKRSLAAGGVERIGIAGSFITHERPGYPPYELKQDCKNHKDAINLVINTLTSKEQGVIENINMIAAVGHRIVHGGKFTKSVVATKEVVDELRNISDLAPLHNPAHIMGIEAAQSILPDVMHVCIMDTAFHQTMPDYAYMYALPREWYTDYSMRRFGAHGSSVLYCSRRAAVLLGKEVDEVNSIVCHIGNGASCTAVKNGQCYDTSMGLTPLEGLIMGTRSGDIDPSICFHMMKKLNMAPEEMYRILNRESGVKAITGGRFADRRDIVNHAQEGDELCRLAIAMESYRIKKYIGSYMAALGHVDAIVFTAGAGERSPSIRAKALEGLENYGIRIDLEKNKDAVTKNAESCISTPDSKVKVFVIPTDEEIVGVQDIVALKAGTYDVYTKFRYIFQEKDYRNSLRDEAFMEEVKKKPFLLNAAVNLPEGMKK, from the coding sequence ATGATTATACTTTTCTTAAATTGCGGTAGTTCTTCCGTCAAGTATAGCGTGTACGATTGGGATAAAAAACGCAGCTTGGCAGCCGGTGGCGTAGAACGCATCGGTATTGCAGGTTCTTTTATCACACACGAACGCCCGGGTTATCCCCCCTATGAATTAAAACAAGATTGCAAAAATCATAAAGATGCCATCAACTTGGTAATCAATACGTTGACAAGCAAGGAACAAGGTGTCATCGAAAACATTAACATGATTGCCGCGGTAGGCCATCGTATCGTGCATGGCGGTAAATTTACTAAATCTGTAGTAGCTACTAAAGAAGTAGTCGATGAATTGAGAAACATCTCTGACTTAGCTCCTTTACACAATCCTGCCCATATCATGGGTATTGAAGCAGCTCAATCCATTTTACCGGATGTCATGCACGTGTGTATCATGGACACCGCTTTCCATCAAACCATGCCGGATTATGCGTATATGTACGCTTTGCCGAGAGAATGGTACACGGATTATTCCATGCGCCGCTTTGGTGCCCACGGCTCTTCCGTTTTATATTGTTCCCGTCGGGCGGCAGTATTGTTAGGCAAAGAAGTAGATGAAGTCAACAGTATTGTATGCCACATCGGAAATGGGGCCAGTTGTACCGCTGTAAAAAATGGTCAATGTTATGATACCAGCATGGGTCTTACCCCGCTAGAAGGTTTAATTATGGGTACCCGCAGCGGTGATATTGATCCTTCCATTTGTTTCCATATGATGAAGAAACTCAATATGGCGCCGGAAGAAATGTACCGCATTCTAAACCGTGAAAGTGGTGTGAAGGCCATTACGGGCGGACGTTTTGCAGATAGACGCGATATTGTCAATCATGCTCAAGAAGGCGACGAACTATGCAGGTTGGCCATTGCCATGGAAAGCTACCGCATTAAGAAATATATCGGTTCTTACATGGCTGCACTGGGTCACGTAGATGCCATTGTGTTCACGGCCGGCGCCGGAGAAAGAAGCCCGTCTATCCGGGCCAAAGCGTTGGAAGGCCTTGAAAATTACGGCATCCGCATCGATTTAGAGAAAAACAAAGATGCGGTAACCAAAAATGCCGAAAGTTGCATTTCCACGCCGGATTCTAAAGTAAAAGTATTTGTTATTCCGACGGATGAAGAAATTGTAGGTGTGCAAGACATTGTGGCACTCAAAGCCGGAACCTATGACGTATATACCAAATTCCGTTATATTTTCCAGGAAAAAGACTACCGCAACAGCTTGCGTGATGAAGCGTTTATGGAAGAGGTTAAGAAAAAACCGTTCTTGTTAAACGCTGCTGTTAATTTGCCGGAAGGTATGAAGAAGTGA
- a CDS encoding DUF47 domain-containing protein: MLIPKEVKFFDLFDKQAENLVIAADLYKKLTDENAFTAENVRAMHEREHYGDELAHTILNTLNETFITPFDREDIMALANHMDDIVDGIYMITNRFALYKIKQPSEAFKKLADILARSTKALQKAVGALRNKKLMKETLVQCVEINRLENEADVVRDEAISDLFENEKDPIMIIKQKELYEEAENVADYCEHTANVVESILVKNN, translated from the coding sequence ATGTTAATTCCCAAAGAAGTAAAGTTTTTTGATTTGTTTGACAAACAGGCTGAAAATTTAGTCATCGCAGCTGATTTGTATAAAAAACTGACTGATGAAAATGCTTTCACCGCCGAAAATGTGCGTGCCATGCATGAAAGAGAACACTATGGAGATGAATTGGCTCACACCATTCTCAACACGTTGAACGAAACTTTCATTACTCCTTTCGACCGTGAAGATATCATGGCTTTGGCCAATCATATGGATGATATTGTAGACGGTATTTACATGATTACCAATCGGTTTGCCTTGTACAAAATCAAACAACCGTCCGAAGCCTTCAAAAAGTTGGCCGATATCTTGGCTCGTTCTACCAAAGCATTACAAAAAGCGGTCGGCGCGCTACGCAACAAAAAACTGATGAAAGAAACCTTGGTGCAATGCGTAGAAATCAACCGCTTGGAAAACGAAGCTGACGTCGTACGCGATGAAGCTATTTCCGATTTGTTTGAAAATGAAAAAGATCCTATTATGATCATCAAACAAAAAGAATTGTATGAAGAAGCGGAAAATGTGGCCGATTATTGCGAACATACGGCTAATGTTGTAGAGTCTATTTTAGTGAAGAACAACTAA
- the lptB gene encoding LPS export ABC transporter ATP-binding protein, whose amino-acid sequence MQLRSENVIKVYKDRMVVKGVDIHVKSGEIVGLLGPNGAGKTTTFYMMVGFIRPTKGRVFIDDQEVTPLPMYERARHGLGYLAQEPTIFKGLTVEENLLAVLERISDDKKAQKNRVDELLEEFGLTKLARQKAWTLSGGEKRRMEIARCMISNPQIILLDEPFVGIDPITVSDLRQMIFKLKDKGIGVLITDHNVRETLPLTERAYLIYDGKILVEGNQDTLINDPNARRLYLGEDFKM is encoded by the coding sequence ATGCAACTACGCAGCGAAAATGTAATCAAAGTATATAAAGACCGCATGGTGGTAAAAGGCGTAGATATCCATGTAAAGTCTGGAGAAATTGTGGGCTTGTTAGGCCCCAATGGTGCCGGCAAAACAACCACTTTTTACATGATGGTTGGTTTTATTCGACCGACTAAAGGAAGAGTATTTATTGATGACCAAGAAGTCACTCCCCTTCCCATGTACGAACGGGCCAGACACGGACTGGGATATCTGGCGCAAGAACCCACTATTTTTAAGGGCTTAACAGTGGAAGAAAATTTGCTGGCTGTGCTAGAGCGTATTTCAGACGATAAAAAAGCCCAAAAAAATCGCGTAGACGAATTACTGGAAGAATTTGGACTTACTAAATTGGCCCGCCAAAAAGCATGGACTTTATCCGGCGGTGAAAAACGCCGTATGGAAATTGCCCGCTGTATGATTAGTAACCCGCAAATTATTTTGTTAGATGAACCGTTTGTAGGAATTGACCCCATTACAGTATCGGATTTGCGTCAGATGATTTTTAAACTAAAAGACAAAGGAATCGGTGTATTGATTACAGACCATAACGTACGTGAGACTTTGCCTTTGACGGAGCGAGCTTATTTGATTTACGACGGTAAAATTTTGGTGGAAGGAAATCAAGATACTTTGATTAATGACCCCAATGCCCGCCGCTTATATTTAGGAGAAGATTTCAAGATGTAA
- a CDS encoding pilin, with the protein MYKNKSGFSLIEMMIVSVIILLLTMAAIPYYQNAIEATYMTEGTLLWNYVRRYGEGQDLTFKKNRMANELNANRRFKHFNVTINCQVPPEEEKEEAENKKEENAPVHSGLCWEADFSLQDPNQRILYYLTTQHNFSQLLCVPLNEAGDSFCQSQAEKEHRQSIPFLEKEAYILHN; encoded by the coding sequence ATGTATAAAAATAAATCCGGATTTTCATTAATAGAAATGATGATTGTCTCTGTAATTATCCTTCTGCTGACAATGGCCGCTATTCCATATTATCAAAATGCCATAGAAGCCACTTATATGACAGAAGGCACGCTGCTTTGGAATTATGTGCGCCGTTATGGCGAAGGGCAGGATTTGACTTTCAAGAAAAACCGTATGGCCAATGAGCTCAATGCCAATCGGAGATTCAAACATTTCAACGTCACTATTAACTGTCAAGTTCCACCCGAAGAAGAAAAGGAAGAGGCGGAAAATAAAAAAGAAGAAAATGCGCCGGTCCACTCCGGCTTGTGCTGGGAAGCAGACTTTTCTTTGCAGGATCCTAACCAACGCATCCTTTATTATTTAACCACGCAGCACAATTTTTCACAACTACTTTGCGTACCTCTAAATGAGGCCGGAGATTCATTCTGCCAATCACAGGCCGAAAAAGAACATCGCCAATCTATTCCCTTTCTAGAGAAAGAAGCATATATTCTGCATAATTAA
- the lptC gene encoding LPS export ABC transporter periplasmic protein LptC produces MNKIILITLLACTLTACSSEKSFSPEEEDVQKANQVVIFESKDSQNKWILQAAEVDFEDMEHAVLTHPHLLLREQGMDSAEVTGKRGLLNYSKKLVAIDGDARVHSFKQKATLTTDRFFYDVDKDRIWSDKKTIVIRGNTKMTAQKGIETDSKLRKIEFKEQITQLPDNPDELREAVQ; encoded by the coding sequence ATGAATAAAATCATCCTGATCACTTTACTGGCTTGTACATTAACAGCTTGTAGCTCAGAGAAGTCGTTTTCCCCTGAGGAAGAGGACGTGCAAAAAGCCAACCAAGTGGTCATTTTTGAGTCTAAAGATAGCCAAAATAAGTGGATTTTACAGGCGGCCGAGGTGGATTTTGAAGATATGGAGCATGCCGTGCTGACCCATCCTCACCTGTTGCTGCGGGAACAAGGAATGGATAGTGCCGAAGTAACCGGCAAACGCGGTCTGCTCAATTATTCCAAAAAATTAGTCGCCATTGATGGGGATGCACGGGTACACTCCTTTAAGCAAAAGGCCACCTTGACCACGGACCGCTTTTTTTACGACGTAGATAAGGACCGCATTTGGTCGGATAAAAAAACCATCGTTATACGCGGCAATACTAAAATGACAGCACAAAAAGGAATCGAAACCGATTCCAAACTGCGCAAAATTGAATTCAAAGAGCAAATTACCCAACTGCCGGATAACCCCGACGAATTAAGAGAGGCCGTGCAATGA
- a CDS encoding magnesium transporter, whose translation MMQGKEFNASHLTAWVTEKFITTAPAAAALALQTLATHEAVLLLKPLKAEQVVVCMREMDGVKAAAILRRFPSRQTAYILSRLPLPQAAAIYHAFSVPQQAKMKALLESNLLQAFSNATEWPAESAGAYMKREFISFKTETKVAEILEKLKNWPRKKFPSACFIVNKDGQLKGYIRTAELAFLAPTAVAGSVMSESRSLSPEKPAEEAKTLLQQGQVLVPVVDTSQVILGTLSWAELSENKPKKRFGWF comes from the coding sequence ATGATGCAAGGAAAAGAATTCAATGCAAGCCATCTAACTGCGTGGGTAACGGAGAAGTTTATTACTACCGCTCCTGCGGCGGCGGCGCTTGCCTTGCAAACACTAGCTACGCACGAAGCGGTACTTCTTCTAAAACCGCTTAAAGCCGAGCAGGTAGTGGTGTGTATGCGTGAAATGGACGGCGTAAAAGCGGCAGCCATTTTGCGGCGTTTTCCTTCCCGTCAGACGGCTTATATTCTCTCACGCTTGCCTTTGCCGCAAGCGGCGGCTATTTATCATGCCTTTTCAGTACCGCAACAAGCCAAAATGAAAGCCTTGCTAGAATCCAATTTGTTACAGGCTTTTTCGAATGCAACAGAGTGGCCTGCAGAAAGTGCCGGAGCTTACATGAAGCGGGAATTTATTTCGTTTAAGACGGAAACAAAGGTGGCTGAAATTTTAGAGAAATTGAAAAATTGGCCTCGTAAGAAATTCCCATCTGCCTGCTTTATTGTCAATAAAGACGGACAACTGAAAGGTTATATCCGTACGGCGGAACTGGCGTTTTTGGCTCCTACTGCCGTGGCGGGCTCTGTCATGAGTGAGAGCCGTAGTCTTTCACCGGAAAAACCGGCCGAAGAGGCCAAAACACTTCTGCAACAAGGCCAAGTGCTTGTTCCTGTTGTTGATACTTCACAAGTGATTTTGGGAACGCTGTCTTGGGCTGAACTGTCAGAAAACAAACCCAAAAAACGATTTGGCTGGTTTTAA
- the kdsA gene encoding 3-deoxy-8-phosphooctulonate synthase → MQKTVKVGSICISNTLPLVFMAGTCVIESEKHYLNTIKTLAKIIAKTGHPYILKASFDKANRTSLTAYRGPGLTKGLEILKKAKKLTGLPLVVDVHEPWQAEEVATVADMLQIPAFLCRQTDLVLACAATGKAVNVKKGQFLAPGAMEQIIKKIESQGNKNILLTERGASFGYGDLIVDMRSLQIMKQFGYPVIFDATHSVQKPGALGTATGGNSALAPVLAKAATALGIAGVFFEAHPKPQEALSDGPNSLNMKQVTQMTAQLAQLDQLVKKWK, encoded by the coding sequence ATGCAAAAAACAGTAAAAGTAGGATCTATCTGTATTTCTAATACTCTCCCGCTGGTATTTATGGCGGGCACTTGTGTCATTGAAAGCGAAAAACATTATCTAAATACTATCAAAACATTAGCGAAAATTATCGCAAAAACGGGGCACCCGTATATTTTAAAGGCCTCTTTTGACAAAGCCAACCGCACCTCTCTCACGGCATACCGCGGCCCCGGCCTTACCAAAGGATTGGAAATTTTAAAGAAAGCAAAAAAATTAACCGGTCTTCCGCTGGTAGTTGATGTACATGAGCCCTGGCAGGCGGAAGAAGTGGCTACGGTAGCAGATATGTTGCAAATACCGGCCTTTTTATGCCGTCAAACCGATTTAGTCTTGGCCTGCGCCGCCACGGGAAAAGCCGTCAACGTGAAAAAGGGTCAATTTTTAGCCCCGGGCGCTATGGAACAGATCATCAAAAAGATAGAATCCCAAGGAAATAAAAACATTTTACTGACCGAACGCGGTGCCAGCTTTGGCTACGGAGATTTAATCGTCGATATGCGTTCTTTGCAGATTATGAAACAATTTGGCTATCCTGTCATTTTTGATGCCACTCATTCCGTTCAAAAACCGGGAGCTTTAGGAACGGCTACCGGCGGGAACAGTGCTTTGGCGCCTGTACTGGCAAAAGCGGCCACCGCCTTAGGCATTGCAGGGGTGTTCTTTGAGGCTCATCCCAAACCGCAGGAAGCGTTATCCGATGGCCCCAATTCCCTGAACATGAAACAAGTGACCCAAATGACCGCCCAATTGGCGCAGTTGGACCAATTAGTCAAAAAGTGGAAATAA
- a CDS encoding inorganic phosphate transporter produces MTWIIFLVVLALFFDYLNGFHDAANSVSTVISTRVLSPRIAVIWAAFFNFIAFLVFHTGVAMTVGSGIVDINIVDTNLVFGALCGACAWNLITWWFGLPSSSSHALIGGLIGAGLMKAGVKALVASGIFKTILFIFVSPLLGFLLAGFIGTVVFNAFRRVNPYKVDKIFRKLELLSASAYSLSYGGNDAQKTMGIISMLLLGGVASAQAAPIRDFLLSYEELQKVSQGEFIIPLSVVLLCQGAIALGTLSGGWRIVKTMGQKITRLRPVDAFCAESGSAISILTASFLGVPVSTTHTITGAIVGIGSLRRLSSVHWSVANRIVWAWFITIPASALIAAAAYQLKVLIFR; encoded by the coding sequence ATGACTTGGATTATTTTTCTGGTTGTACTAGCGTTGTTTTTTGACTACTTAAACGGATTTCACGACGCGGCAAACTCCGTCTCTACCGTTATCTCTACGCGGGTACTTTCGCCTCGTATTGCGGTCATTTGGGCGGCGTTTTTCAACTTCATCGCGTTTCTGGTGTTTCACACCGGGGTCGCCATGACCGTCGGAAGCGGTATCGTAGATATTAATATCGTAGATACCAACCTCGTCTTTGGTGCGCTGTGTGGCGCGTGTGCGTGGAATTTAATCACGTGGTGGTTCGGACTTCCCTCCAGTTCTTCTCACGCCTTAATCGGCGGACTAATTGGGGCGGGGCTGATGAAGGCCGGCGTCAAAGCGCTGGTGGCCAGCGGTATTTTTAAGACGATTTTGTTCATCTTTGTTTCTCCGTTACTGGGTTTCCTGCTTGCAGGATTTATCGGCACGGTGGTATTTAATGCATTTCGCCGCGTTAACCCTTACAAAGTAGACAAAATCTTCCGCAAATTGGAGCTGCTCTCCGCCTCCGCTTACAGTTTATCCTACGGCGGTAACGATGCCCAAAAAACAATGGGTATTATCAGCATGTTACTCTTAGGCGGTGTAGCCAGTGCGCAAGCGGCGCCTATTCGTGACTTTTTACTTTCGTATGAAGAACTGCAAAAAGTATCCCAAGGGGAATTTATTATTCCACTTAGTGTGGTGCTTTTGTGTCAAGGCGCAATTGCTTTAGGAACGCTTTCCGGCGGATGGCGTATTGTGAAAACAATGGGGCAAAAGATTACCCGTTTACGCCCGGTAGATGCTTTCTGCGCAGAATCCGGCTCTGCTATCTCCATTTTGACAGCTTCGTTCCTCGGAGTACCTGTCAGCACCACCCACACCATTACGGGCGCCATTGTAGGCATTGGCTCGTTACGTCGTTTATCCAGCGTGCATTGGAGCGTAGCCAACCGCATTGTATGGGCATGGTTCATTACCATTCCGGCCTCTGCACTTATTGCCGCGGCGGCCTATCAACTGAAAGTCTTAATTTTCAGATAA
- a CDS encoding KpsF/GutQ family sugar-phosphate isomerase, producing the protein MKLNEKEITRIARKVLDIEHKALELSRRSIDAGFLAAVKACAQTKGRVVILGIGKSGLIGRKIAATLASTGTPSFFVHPVEALHGDLGMITNGDVIIAISFSGQTEEINKILPSLSRRKLTIIAMTGNPHSRLSQMADIHVQIHIDQEACPYNLAPTASTTATLAVGDALAVCLMKIKHFEKTDFALFHPGGSLGKLLTQHVSDLMRKGKNNPTIGEKATVKDALLVMTQSNAAGATSIIDKKGKLLGYFTDGDLRRELQHGEEVLHKNITQVMTRNPYHILDTAPAIEAAKMIHATHVDNIPVLNKHGKVVGIIDEKDLIEFIALLDKKA; encoded by the coding sequence ATGAAATTAAACGAAAAAGAAATTACAAGAATTGCCCGCAAAGTGCTTGATATTGAGCACAAAGCATTAGAATTATCCCGCCGCAGTATTGATGCCGGATTTTTAGCCGCGGTAAAAGCGTGCGCCCAAACTAAAGGACGTGTTGTAATTTTGGGCATTGGGAAAAGCGGTCTTATCGGACGGAAAATAGCGGCCACCTTAGCCTCTACGGGCACCCCCTCCTTTTTTGTTCATCCGGTAGAAGCATTACACGGAGATTTGGGAATGATTACGAACGGAGATGTTATTATAGCCATTTCTTTTTCCGGACAAACCGAAGAAATTAATAAAATCCTCCCCTCTCTATCCCGCCGCAAACTTACGATTATCGCCATGACGGGGAACCCTCATTCCAGACTATCTCAAATGGCAGATATCCATGTGCAAATTCATATTGACCAAGAGGCCTGTCCTTATAACCTAGCGCCTACAGCCTCTACTACCGCTACACTGGCGGTGGGTGATGCTTTGGCAGTATGTTTGATGAAAATAAAACATTTTGAAAAAACAGATTTTGCACTTTTTCATCCGGGCGGCTCTTTGGGCAAATTGCTTACCCAACACGTCAGCGATTTGATGCGCAAAGGGAAAAATAATCCTACTATCGGAGAAAAAGCCACCGTAAAAGATGCCCTGTTAGTAATGACACAAAGCAATGCCGCCGGTGCAACGAGCATTATAGATAAGAAAGGCAAACTACTGGGTTACTTTACGGATGGAGATTTACGTCGGGAGCTCCAACACGGAGAAGAGGTCTTACACAAAAACATTACCCAAGTAATGACCCGCAATCCGTACCATATTTTAGATACCGCTCCGGCTATTGAAGCCGCCAAAATGATTCATGCTACGCACGTAGACAACATCCCGGTGCTCAACAAGCACGGCAAAGTAGTGGGAATCATTGACGAAAAAGATTTAATTGAATTTATTGCCTTATTGGATAAAAAAGCATGA
- a CDS encoding ATP-binding protein — MFFNKPIHEITFEDVVAFCKRQIPEGKQLDYKYLLPKNKEKFAKVIASFANAMGGTVIIGVNDDKNDKPCPPFTGIAYHEKIRNTIEDIIQVYIDPVVFVDVNICVSKDGQRMFVVVDIPQSNLTPHLVGKLKRAYIRTGQSSRPEMIVHPSRLPWLLDHRKKSERLRHILYDKAESHFDNYLKNHNLNPSTMSVASLSLLPLYPQEPLLNYRQLPALITHCLQAPPEKISLKVLPVQDGAVVAAGGISRKTIEFNAYGLLMSKWNFAQETLQDGKPVQTVPFTELARNIVLFFDYALRFFDKISFGGPLTFRLKLSHTRSLQVRLNTHKATVLEDYVRLDEDYNLPQLSSKLHEILYHILQTCAWSLGLQITEKEIKTLIEACIQEQRHV, encoded by the coding sequence ATGTTTTTCAATAAACCCATTCACGAAATTACTTTTGAAGATGTAGTCGCTTTCTGTAAACGCCAAATTCCGGAAGGAAAACAACTGGACTACAAATACCTCTTGCCTAAGAATAAGGAAAAGTTTGCCAAAGTAATTGCCTCTTTTGCCAATGCCATGGGCGGCACGGTTATCATCGGTGTCAATGATGATAAAAATGACAAACCCTGCCCCCCCTTTACCGGTATTGCCTACCATGAAAAAATACGCAATACCATTGAAGATATTATTCAGGTCTATATTGATCCGGTAGTGTTTGTGGATGTAAACATTTGTGTTAGTAAAGACGGACAACGTATGTTCGTGGTGGTAGATATTCCGCAAAGCAATTTAACCCCTCACTTGGTGGGTAAACTCAAACGGGCTTATATTCGTACCGGCCAAAGCAGTCGGCCGGAAATGATTGTACACCCCAGTCGCTTACCTTGGTTACTCGATCACCGTAAAAAGTCCGAACGTTTGCGCCACATTTTGTATGACAAAGCAGAAAGTCATTTTGACAATTACTTAAAAAATCACAATCTCAATCCGTCTACGATGAGCGTAGCTTCCTTGTCTTTACTGCCGCTCTATCCGCAAGAACCTTTGCTAAATTATCGGCAACTTCCGGCATTGATTACGCATTGTCTGCAAGCACCTCCGGAAAAAATATCCTTAAAAGTATTGCCCGTGCAGGACGGAGCAGTGGTGGCAGCAGGCGGTATCTCTCGCAAAACGATTGAGTTTAATGCGTATGGTTTGTTAATGTCTAAATGGAATTTTGCCCAAGAAACTCTACAAGACGGAAAGCCCGTACAAACAGTTCCCTTCACGGAACTGGCGCGCAATATCGTGCTATTCTTTGATTATGCCTTGCGGTTCTTTGACAAAATATCCTTTGGCGGGCCTTTGACTTTTCGCCTCAAATTAAGTCATACCCGATCCTTACAGGTTCGCTTAAATACTCATAAAGCCACCGTACTGGAAGATTATGTGCGCTTGGATGAAGATTATAATTTGCCGCAGTTATCTTCTAAGTTACACGAAATTTTGTACCATATCTTACAAACATGCGCATGGTCTTTAGGACTACAAATCACCGAAAAAGAAATTAAAACACTGATTGAAGCATGTATTCAGGAGCAGCGTCATGTATAA